One Streptomyces sp. RPA4-2 genomic window carries:
- a CDS encoding LacI family DNA-binding transcriptional regulator, whose translation MSDVARHAGVSQTTVSFVLNDKPGVAIPDETRRRILEAIAELGYRPNAGARALAANRSGWFGLITEIVTGPFAGEVITGAQSRAWGDRRFLLIAASEGDPAQEAAALDQMLEHRVEGLLYATTWHRAVTLPKAAREVPTVLVNCYDADGELPCILPDEVSGGYKATRRLLDAGHTRIGFVNLDPAIPAAIGRREGYERALREAGITPDPSLVVPGWATADSAYTAVCELVDRPACDRPTALFCGNDRMAMGAYDAIKERGLRIPYDVAVVGFDNQELIAAYLRPKLTTLALPFEAMGTKGVDMLAALAAGQPLDTHRVTIDCPLLERSSV comes from the coding sequence ATGAGTGATGTGGCGCGTCATGCGGGTGTCTCACAGACCACGGTCTCCTTCGTGCTGAACGACAAGCCCGGTGTCGCCATCCCTGACGAGACCCGTCGGCGGATCCTGGAGGCGATCGCCGAGCTCGGCTACCGGCCCAACGCCGGGGCGCGGGCGCTGGCCGCGAACCGCAGCGGGTGGTTCGGGCTGATCACCGAGATCGTGACCGGCCCGTTCGCGGGGGAGGTGATCACGGGCGCTCAGAGCCGCGCCTGGGGTGACCGGAGGTTCCTGCTGATCGCCGCGAGCGAGGGCGATCCCGCCCAGGAAGCTGCCGCGCTCGACCAGATGCTGGAGCACCGCGTGGAAGGCCTGCTGTACGCCACGACCTGGCATCGGGCCGTCACGCTCCCCAAGGCCGCCCGGGAGGTGCCGACTGTGCTCGTCAATTGCTATGACGCGGATGGGGAGCTGCCGTGCATCCTTCCCGACGAGGTGTCGGGCGGATACAAGGCGACCCGTCGGCTCCTGGACGCCGGTCACACCCGCATCGGGTTCGTCAACCTCGACCCGGCGATCCCGGCCGCCATCGGCAGGCGCGAAGGGTACGAGCGTGCCCTGCGCGAGGCCGGGATCACCCCCGACCCCTCCCTCGTCGTCCCCGGCTGGGCGACCGCCGACAGCGCCTATACCGCCGTGTGCGAACTGGTTGACCGCCCGGCCTGCGACCGGCCGACCGCGCTGTTCTGCGGAAACGACCGGATGGCGATGGGCGCGTACGACGCGATCAAGGAACGTGGGCTGCGCATCCCGTACGACGTGGCCGTGGTGGGGTTCGACAACCAGGAACTCATCGCCGCCTATCTGCGGCCGAAGCTGACGACGCTCGCCCTGCCCTTCGAAGCCATGGGCACCAAGGGCGTCGACATGCTCGCCGCTCTCGCAGCGGGGCAGCCGCTCGACACCCACCGGGTGACGATCGACTGCCCGCTGCTCGAACGCTCGTCGGTCTGA